Below is a window of Ralstonia pickettii DNA.
GGTATAGCGAGCGTGTCGTGGGGTGTCGCGTTGGCGTATCGCTTTTCAGCGCGGCGTCTGCGGCTGGCGTTTTGCACCGTGCTGCTGGGTACCGCGCTGATGATGCTGCTGGTCAAGCCAGCCTGATTGGCTGATTTTTTCAGAACGGAGGAGGGCATCGTGTCGGAGCAAGACAAGCAGGCCGGACGCGCACGCCGGGCGCAGGTGATGGGCGACGCATTCGTGGAACGGGCGATGAGCGGGCTGGATGCCTTCTCGGCGCCGCTGCAAGACTGGCTGAACGAGCACGCCTGGGGCAGCACGTGGCAGCGTGAGGGCATCGACCTCAAGACGCGCAGCCTCTGCACCTGCGCGATGCTGGCCGCGCTGGGCCGCAGCACTGAACTGAAGGGCCATGTGCGGGGCGCCCTCAACAACGGCGCAACGGCGGTGGAGATCCGCGAAGTGCTGCTGCATAGCGCCATCTATGCCGGCGCACCGGCTGCCATTGAGGCGTTTCGTTCGGCGCGTGAGGTGCTCAACGAACTCGGTATCGAGATCGAAGAGGCACGCTAGCGGCGCTTTGCTATGCCAACTGAGACCTGATCGACATGGATGCCTTCGACGACGATCTGACGGAGTTTGCAGCCCACGGGGCTAAACCGCTGCCGGCCCCCGCTGCGCAAGGGTATGTCGAGCACGATGGCGCCCGCATCTGGTATGCGACCTTCGGCACCGGCAGGCCGGTCATCCTGATGCATGGCGGGCTGGGCCACAGCGGCAACTGGGGGTATCAGGTGCCGGCACTCATGACTGCCGGCTATCGGCCCATCGTCATCGACAGCCGCGGACACGGCCGCAGCACACGCGATGCGCAACCTTATGCCTACACACGCATGGCGTCTGACGTGCGCGCCGTCATGAATATGCTGCGCATCGACTGCGCGCCGTTCATCGGCTGGAGCGATGGTGCTTGCGTTGCGCTCACCCTGGCCATGCAGACACCGGAACGCGTTATGGGCGTGTTCTTCTTTGGCTGCAACATGGACCCAAGTGGCGCCAAGCCTTTTGAACCGACGCCCGTCATCGATCGCTGTTTTGCGCGCCACCGAAAGGATTACACCGCGCTCTCATCCACGCCCGACGATTTCGATGCATTCGTCGCGGCCGTCACCGAAATGATGCAGACGCAGCCGAACGCAACGGCCGCGGAGCTGGCGGCGACGCGCGTGCCCGTGACGATCGCACACAGCGAACACGACGAGTTCATCCGCCCCGAACACGCCCACTATCTGGCGCGGACCATCCCAGATGCCCGGTTCGTATTGCTGCCGGGCGTGAGCCATTTCGCCCCATTGCAGAAGCCCGCGTTGTTCAACGACGCCGTGCTCGCATTTCTGCACGGGCTTCCTCCGCTGTAGGCTGCGTCAGGGCCGATGCGTTATCCACAGAAACAGTGGGTAAGCCTGTGGATAACAATGCGCGACCGCGGTACCACGCGGTTCGCAGTGCTTTGCCGTCTGCGTAGGCAGGCTGGCGCGACGCGGGGTGTCGCCGCGCTGCCGATTTCAATGTGCGTTTAATTGTTCGCGACGGGCGGGCTGTACGTTGCTTTGATGGCCTTGTGCCGGGCTTCCATTTCCTGGCGCAGGGCGCGGCGCTGCTGCGCGGCTTCAAAGCGTTCCTTTTCCTCTGCGTTGGCGGGCATCAGCGGCGGTACGTCGGCCGGTTTGCCGTCGTCATCGACAGCCACCATCGTGAAATAGCAGCTGTTGGTATGGCGCACGACCTGGTTGCGGATGTTCTCCGTGACCACCTTGATGCCGATTTCCATCGACGTGCGGCCGGTGTAGTTGACCGACGCCAGGAACGTCACCAGTTCACCCACGTGAATCGGCTGGCGGAACACTACCTGGTCCACCGACAGCGTGACCACATAGCGGCCGGCATAGCGGCTCGCGCATGCATACGCAACCTGATCGAGAAACTTGAGGATGTGGCCGCCGTGCACGTTGCCGGAAAAATTGGCCATGTCGGGCGTCATCAGCACGGTCATGCTGAGCTGGTGGGATTGCGTATTCATGGGGCGTTGAAGCAGAAATGATGGGGAAAGCAGGGCGCGCAGAAATGGGTACGCAACTGCCAGCCATTGTGCCGTGCGCGGCGCACGTTGTGCTGCATTGCGTGAAATTTGATGGCATCGCGCTACACTAGCGCCTTCCGCCGCAAACGATTTTCAGCCCATCCGGTTTTCGATGCACCGCTTGCTGACCCGCCTCCTGCTCTGGCTGGTCGTCCTGGCACTGCCCCTGCAAGGGTTTGCCGCGACGGCCATGATGGCGCGCGGCGGTGCAATGGACGATGCGGCGGTTGTCATGGTCGCGCCGGAGGACGGTGCCGTCATTTCCGGTGCCTGCCATGAGCACGAAGACGCCATGACTTCCGGCGCCGAGTCGAAAGCGCCGGCACAGTCGCACTGCAAGACCTGCCCGATCTGCGCGACGTGTTCGCTCGGTTCGGTCGTCCCCCTGGCCGCCAGTCTTGGTGTGCCGCTGATCAAGCTGCCGGCCGCTGCGCCGCGTGGCCTCGCCGTTTCCTTCCGCAGCTTCATTCCCGAAGCGCTTCAACGTCCACCCTCGATTCGCGTTTGACGCCACCAGTCCGTCCATAGAGTGGGCTGGCCTCTGGTTCTGCGGCTTCGTGCACGGCACGCGGCCGTATGTCATCACGCCTGATCGAGGTTTCTCATGCTTTTCACACGAAGGTTCGTGGCCGCCGCGCTGCTGGCGTTGGCGCCGCCATGGGTTTTGGCGCAGGGCGGGGCGTCTGCGCCGACAGCTTCCCCAACTGATCCACTGAACGCGGACGCCGCTGTGCCGGACATAGCCGCGCCGCGCACATTCGACAGTTATCACGCGTATCGCGATACCGGACCCGCACCCTGGCGCGAGACCAACGCGGCCGTGAGGCCCCAGCCCGGCGGCGCGGCGCATGGCAGCCACGCAGGACACAGCCTGCCCGCGAGCGCGCCGGCCGCTTCCTCCAACAAGCCTGCCGGCGAGTCCATGCCCGGCATGCATCACCACTAGGAGGCACCGTGCTCAAACCATCCACATGCCGCCTTGTCCTGTGGGCGCTGGCCGCCACGCTGCTGCTGGGCGGCTGCGCCACCATCACGCAAGACAGCGGCTTCAAGACCGTTGCCGATGTGGCGCGCGAAAGGCTCGGGAAAGACGCCACGTGGCAGCGTTCACCGGAAGCACGCGACAGCGCCGCGCAACGCACGCGCGAGCTGCTCGCCCAGCCCCTGACGATGGACACTGCCGTGCAGATCGCACTGCTGAACAACCGTGGTCTGCAGGCTTCGTATGCGGAGCTGGGCTTGTCCGAAGCCGCGCTCGTGCAGGCCAGCCGCTTGCCGAATCCCGGTTTCAGTTTCAAGCGCACGCGCCGCGGCGGCGACTTGTCGATCGAGCGCACGTTCTCGCTGTCGTTCCTGAACCTGCTGACGTTGCCGATGGCCACGCGCATCGAAGGCCGTTACTTCGAGCAGACCAAGTTGCTGGTCGCCAACCGGATGCTGCAGGTGGCCGCAGAGACACGCCGCGCATACGTCAATGCCGTCGCTGCGGAGCAATCTGCGCGCTATGCCGAGCAGGTTCAGCAAGCCGCCGAAGCCGGGGCCGAGTTCGCCAAGCGCCTGGCGTCTGCGGGCAACTTCAGCAAGCTGGATCGCGCGCGTGAGCACGCTTTCTATGCAGAGGCCACCGCCACCTTGGCGCGCGCGCGCCAGCAGGCGCAGGCCGAGCGCGAAGCGTTGATCCGCCTGCTGGGTGTATGGGGCGCAGATACCGACTTCAAGCTGCCGGAACGGCTGCCCGACCTGCCGAAGGATCGCCCTGAACTGCAGCAGATCGAGGCCTATGCGCTGCGCAACCGGCTCGATATCCAGGCCGGCAAGTTGCAGGTCGAGGGGTTGGCATCGTCGCTGGGGCTCACGCAGGCTACGCGCTTCATCAACGTGCTCGACCTCGGCTACGTGCGCAACAGCAAATCCAACGAACCACGCGAAACGGGTTACGAGATCAGCATCGAGATCCCGCTGTTCGACTGGGGCGGCGCCCGCGTGGCACGTGCGCAGTCGATCTACATGCAGGCCGCCGATCAGCTTGCCGACACGGCTGTGCGTGCGCGTTCCGAAGTGCGCGAATCGTACGTGCGCTACCAGACCGCATACGACCTCACGCGCCACTACCGCGACGAGGTCGTACCCGTGCGCAAGCGCATCTCCGACGAGATGCTGCTGCGCTACAACGGCATGCTCGTGAGTGTGTTCGAACTGCTGGCCGATGCGCGCGAGCAGGTGAATGCCGTGAACGGCTACATCGACGCGCTGCGCGATTACTGGATTACACAGACCGACCTGCAGATGGCGCTGGGCGGCAAGCTGCCGACGGCTGAAGCGAATGCGGCCACCACAGCGCCGAACCCTCCTCAAGGACATTGAACATGGTTTCCCGACGTCAATTTCTCGGCGGCACGGGCGCGGCCATGCTGGGCGCAGCGATGGTCTCGCGCGCTGGCGCGGCCTCGCTGCCCGAAGCACCGCTGCAAACGAAGCCCGCCACGCAACCGCCCCTTGCGCCGCCCAACGGCCGGCCCTACAACCCCGTCGTGACCCTCAACGGTTGGACGCTGCCATGGCGCATGCGCGGTGGCTGGAAGGAGTTCCACCTCGTGGCCGAACCGGTCGAGCGCGAATTCGCGCCCGGCATGACGGGCCACCTCTGGGGCTACAACGGCCAGAGCCCCGGCCCGACGATCGAATGCGTGGAAGGCGATCGCGTGCGCATCTTTGTCACCAACAAGCTACCCGAGCACACCACGGTGCACTGGCACGGCATGATCCTGCCCGCCGGCATGGACGGTGTGGGTGGCCTTTCGCAGCCGCACATTCCACCGGGCAAGACCTTCGTCTACGGGTTCGAGATGAAGAAGTCCGGCACCTTCATGTACCACCCGCATTCCGACGAGATGGTGCAAATGGCGATGGGCATGATGGGCTTGATCGTCGTGCATCCGAAAGACCTGGCGCAGCACCGTGTCGACCGCGATTTTGTCTTCCTGCTTGCCGCGTACGACATCGACCCCGGCTCCTACACGCCGCGCGTGGCGCAGATGACCGACTTCAACATGTGGACGTGGAACAGCCGCGTCTTTCCCGGCATCGACCCATTGCCGGTGCGTCTGGGCGACCGCGTGCGCATCCGCATGGGCAACCTCACGATGACGAACCACCCGATGCACCTGCATGGCCACACCTTCGAAGTGGCCGGCACAGACGGCGGCTGGGTTCAGCCCAGCGCGCGCTGGCCGGAGGTGACGACGGACATTGCCGTGGGCCAGATGCGCGCCATCGAGTTCATCGCAGACAACCCCGGCGATTGGGCCTTCCACTGCCACAAGTCGCACCACACGATGAACGCGATGGGGCACAACGTGCCGACCATGATCGGCGTGCAGCAGAAAGACCTCGCCAAGAAAATGAACGCGCTGGTGCCCGACTACATGGGCATGGGCCAGGCCGGCATGGCCGACATGGGCGAGATGGAAATGCCTCTGCCCAACAACACGCTGCCCATGATGACGGGGCAGGGCCCGTTCGGCGCCATTGAAATGGGCGGCATGTTCACGGTGATGAAGGTGCGCCGAGATCTGCCGCGCAACAGTTATGCGGACCCCGGTTGGTACAAGCACCCCAAGGGCACCGTCGCCTACGAATACACCGGCACCGGCATCGACGACTGAGCGATGCCTCAATCCACATCCAATACGAAACCGAGACCGAACATGCAACGCAATCTGATCCGTTCCACCTTCCTGGCCGCGCTGATGTCCATGGCCGCCATCGTCAACGCCTCCGGCAATCACGCCGGCGGGCATGACCACAGCGATGCCGCCATCGGTGAACCCGGCGACGCGACCCGCATCACGCGCACGGTGCACGTCGACATGACCGACACCATGCGCTTCACCCCCGCGCAGATCACCGTTCAGCGCGGCGAGACCATCCGCTTCGAAGTCATCAACAGCGGGCAGGTGCGGCATGAGATGACGCTGGGCACGCCGGCCGATCTCGTTGCCCACGCCGAGCAGATGCGCAAGCACCCCGAGATGGAGCACGCCGACGCCAACGCCGTCACCGTTGACCCGGGCCAGCGCGGCGAGATCGTCTGGCACTTCTCGCGCACCGGCCCGGTGGAGTTTGCGTGTCTGCAGCCGGGGCATTTCGAGGCCGGCATGCGCGGCGCCGTGCAAGTGCGCGGCAACAAGTCCTGACCCCTCCCCAACCATCTCGTTCGACAAGGAGCCCAACATGTTTCGTCACGCCCTGATGCTGACCGCGCTGCTGGCCGGCGCGCCGTTCGTCCACGCAGCGGAAGACGCTGCCTTTGCGTCTGCGGCCACCGCTGCCGCCCCCATGTCAGATGGCGAGATCAAGAAGATCGACACCGCTGCGGGCAAGCTGACCATCAAGCATGGTCCCCTCAACAACCTTGGCATGGAGCCGATGACGATGGTCTTTCGCGTCCAGGATCCGGCCATGCTTGGCAAAGTGCAGGTTGGCAGCAAAGTTCGGTTTGTTGCGGAGAAAGTGAATGGCGCACTGACCGTGACGGCCCTGGAGATTCAGTAACAAGAACGCGCGCGGGCGCACGCGTGCCCGCGTTCCATGCAGTGGCCGCAGTACCGATGGCTCGCCAGCCTCGGATGACAGAAAAGTGTGACGTCACGACAACGGCCATGCGGCGGCCAATGCGCACCGTACGCAAGCCGAGGGCTCGGCGTCAGGAATCGTCTCGGGCAGGGCTGAGCCGCAGGATTCTTACGGTACAGTGAGGTCCGCCGCGGATGCGATGCACCGACAGGGCCGACGTGCTGTCTTAAGGGGGGAGCGCGATCGGCTGCATCGGCGGCAAATTTTGAGTGGTTTATGCGCCACTTCATCTGCACGTTGGGGCTTCAAATTTTTCACCCGAAAAGCAGCGCCCCGAAGTTTATTTTTGCGGCATCTTTTGGTTCATGCGTCATCTCACGTACCGTTTGAGCAGGGTCTCTGCAAGAAAATTCTGGTATTACTTTTCGAATGCCTCCAGCCATTTTCTCGCCCGTGCTACAAAAAATGGAAGAGCTGAAGCGATTCTGAAAAAGAAAAGCGATCAGCGGCGTATGCAGGACGTCTTTGATCGATTGAGTTATTACAACTCCGTTTCTGAAACATTCGACCCCAGCAAGAATGCCGTGGAGTATTCAAAGTTCTTGTTGAAATCCTCCACCAGCACCATTGTCAACAAAAATTGTGAAATAGGGAGCACCTATTTCTATGATCTCGTTGATCTGATGGATTATTTTGGCCCGGGCTACAGCTTTGACTACGACTGCGGGGACGTGACCGCTGAGCCGAACCACCCGGCGTTCGTAAAGAGCCGGCCGATCAAGACTAGCCCCCATAACGGGATTCTGCTGAAGCTCGACGCCATCCGGCATTTTTCGCTGGCACGCGACACGATCGCCTTCCACGACAAGAAGCCCATGGCGGTTTTCCGCGGTCCTTGCCATCAGGAGCATCGCAAAGCGTTTGTTGAGCGATGCCACGACCTTCCAAACGTCAATATCGGCGATACTCGGAAATCGGAGATTGGGAAGGCGACTTACAAATCGCCCATGACGATTGCGGAGCAATTGCGATATCAATTCATTGTCAGCGTCGAGGGGAACGACGTTGCAACGAATTTGAAATGGATCATGGCGTCCAATTCGCTTTGCTTCATGCGGCGGCCCCGATATGAGACGTGGTTCATGGAGGGGAGGCTGATCCCGGAAGTCCATTATGTTCTGCTGAAGGATGATTATTCCGACCTCCAGGAGAAAATGGACCATTACCGGAAATACCCGGGCGATGCGCTCGCCATCGTCCGTAACGCCAATCGGTGGGTGGCGCAGTTCCTGAACCGTGACCAGGAGCGCCTGCTCGGTTTGATGGTGATCGCGAAGTATTTCCGATTGTCCGGCCAGCAGGCGTTTTGGTAAGGCTCGGGCAGGACGGCACATACCGCGTTTGATCCTGCGCAGGCCGGTTGCGTGTGGGGCCTGCAACGCATACGGCGGCGCGTTACACTCGTTGTCTTTCGCCGTCTTCGTACGCTCTTTTCGACATGTCTGCGTCTGCCCCCACCGCCGCCCAGGTACACCCGCTTTCCGACGATCAGCAAGCCTTTTTCAAAGAGCACGGCTACGTCGTGTTGCGCGGCTTCGCCAGCCAGCAAGTGAGCGCCGCGTTGCTTGCAGCCGCGCAGGACGGGCTGGGCCGCCCGGCGGCACCTGTGGAGCTGGAGACTGACGTCGGCTATGCCGGCGCACCCCTCTCGCGCGAGGCCGAGGGCGGCCAGACGGTGCGCCGCCTGCTCGACGCCGATTCGCGCGGCACGCCTTATACGGAGTGGGCACGCGACCCGCGCGTGGCCGCCGCGATCGCGCAACTGATCGGTGGCCCCGTCCACCTTTCGCTCGCGCACCACAATTGCGTGATGACCAAACACCCGGCGTTTGGCACCGCCACACATTGGCACCGCGACAGCCGTTATTGGTCGTTCGCACGGAACGAACTCGTGTCGTCATGGCTGGCCCTGGTGGAGGAGACGGTCGACAACGGTTGTCTGTGGGTCATTCCGGGCAGCCACAACCTTGACCTGCCCGCCGACCGGTTCGACGCCAAGCTGTTCCTGCGCCAGGAATTGCCGGAGAACCGGGCGCTGATCGACACCGCGCGTCCCGTGCCGCTGCTGCCCGGTGATGTACTGCTGTTCCACTGCAACACCTTCCACGCCGCACGTGCCAACCAAACGGGCGCGGTCAAATTCTCTGCAGTGTTTACGTATTACGGCCCGAATAACCATCCCCTGCCAGGAACGCGTTCGTCGGCGCGGCCTGATCCGCTGGTCGGTTGAGGTGCGCCCTCCCCCATTTGTAGGTGAGCGGCGGACAGATTTGTGTCACGGGCCTTTGCTAAGGTGGTCTTCCAACGATCAACTACGGGGAACCACAATGCCGATTCAGGAAGTGACACATGGCGCGCATGTCATCTTCGTCGATCCGCTGCAACGCGACGATCATCGCTGGACGGCCCGTTTCCAGATTTGCCGCGCTGGTCATATCGTGCGCGACTGGGAAGACATCGAGATGCCAGAAGGTTTCATCTCGCCCCAGCTTGCGTTGAGCGCCAGCGTGCTGCTAGCCGAGCACCGTTTGTCCAGCTTGCCGCACTAGCCTCCAACGTCATAAGCGCCCGCCCACTCCGGCGGGCGTTTTCATTGGTGCATGCAGCCCGATCCCGAGGCCTTGCAATGCGTTCATCGCCCCGAAGCCACCGTTTGCGCCCACGCATCCGCACTTCGTCGCATGCGGGCTGCCCGTGGCAGGGCCTCCGCCTAAATTGACTCCTGACCGCCGGCCTATCGACGTAGCGCCGGCCATTCAGGAGAGGTTCATGACTGCCCTGTTTTCTCTACCGCGCATTGCGGTGCCCCTGCTCGTGACGACGCTCGCGGCGAGCGCTTCCGCCGCGACCCTGACCGTGGTGGTGGAGGGCGCACAAGGGCGCCAAGGCGCGGTACGCGCCGCGATGTTCCGCGACGCCGCGGGCTGGCTGAAGGCCGATTCGGCCGTCCGCGCTGACATTGCCGCGCTCGATAGCGTATCGGGCAGCAACGTCACCTTCGTGTATCCAGATCTGCCGGCGGGGCGCTACGCGTTGTCGGTCTTTCATGACGCGAATAACGACGGCAAACTTGGCACCAACCCGGCCGGCATTCCCATCGAGCCCTACGGTTTCAGCCGCGATGCACGTGGCCGCTTCGGTCCGCCCGCATTTGACGACGCCGCCATCGACGTGCAGGGCGACCAGCGCGTGACGATCTACCTGCACTGATGCTGAGCGAGGGCCCGTCATGCAACGCCGATCCTTTCTTGCGGCCTTGGGCGCCGCACCCTTTGGTTTGACCTTGACCGACGTGATGGCCGCCACCCCCGACCCGTGGGCTGCCGGGTTTGCAGCAGCTCGCGCGCAAACTCCATGGCTTGCCGGTTACCAGGGTGTCGGCGCCGACATGCCGACCCGCGCGGCGAAGGTGGACGGCGTCTTCCCGCCTGCGTTGCGCGGTGCGTTCTACCGAAATGGCCCGGCACGGCACGAGATCGGCGGCGTGCGTTATCACCATCTCTTTGATGGCGACGGCCTGATCCAGCGCTACGACATCAGCGAGCAGGGCGTGACGCACCGCGGCGTGTTCGTGCGCACCGACAAGTTCGTCGCCGACACCACCGCCGGCCGGCCGTTGCGCGCGACGTTCGGCACCGCCAGCCCGGACATGGAGCCGGCAACCTCGCCGGACAGCATCAACGTTGCCAACACGAGCCTGGTGATGCACGGCGACGAGATGCTCGCGCTGTGGGAAGGCGGCTCGGCCACGCGTGTCGATCCGGATTCGCTGCGCACGCTGGGCGTGCAGACCTGGCGCGACGACTACAAGGGTATGCCGTTTTCCGCCCATCCCAAGGTCGAGCCGGACGGCACGCTGTGGAATTTTGGCGTGAGCAGCGCGGCCGGTCTGCTGACCGTGTACTGCGTGGGTGCAGACGGCGCACTCAAGCGCGTGGAGTCCATCAAGGTTCCGAACATGGCGATGGTGCACGACTTTGCCGTGACGCAGCGCCACCTGGTGTTTCTGCTGCCGCCGTTCGTGTACGACGTGGAGCGGTCGCACGCCGGCATGTCGTTTCTCGATTCCCATGTTTGGCGGCCGCAGCTGGGCATGCGCGTGCTGGTGCTCGACAAAGACGACGTCACGCGCATGCGCTGGCTGGAGTTGCCGGCAGGCTTCGTCTTCCACCTCGGCAATGCGTGGTCTTCGCCGGATGGGCAGGAGATCCACCTCGATTACATCCGCTCGGACGACGCCTCGGTCGTCACCACGTCGCTGCGTGAATTGATGCGCGGGCAGATTCGTCCATCGCCCGGTGCGCGCTACACGCAGGTGCAACTCAACTTGCGAACGGGTCGGGCTGAGCAGTTCAGCACCGCGCACGTGGCCGAATTCCCGAAGATCGACACGCGGCGCACCGCGCAGCGACATCGCGCATTGTTCATGGTGGCCCACACGGCGCCATCGTCGGATGGCGGCCCACAGGCGTTGCACAGCTTCGACACCGTCATGCGCGTCGATACGGAGTCAGGGCAGGCCGAGCAATACCGCTTCGGGCACTGCACGCTGGTGGAAGAACACGTGTTCGTGCCGGCATCGGCCAGCGCCCGTGAAGGCGAGGGTTGGCTGATCGGAACGGTATTCGATGTGGATGCCGGCTGTACGAGGCTGACGGCGTTCGATGCACGGAATGTTTCCGCTGGGCCTGTCGCCACGGCAAGCCTGAACGGCGTGGCGCCGCTCGGCCTGCATGGGTTGTTTCGCGCGGCTTGAACGCAGTGGCGGCTCAGAGCGCGTGCGTCAGCAGGCCGAAGCACTGCCGGAGGCAGCGCCCGCACTCAGCCGCACTGACCCGCGCTACCGGAACGCGGGCTCGTCAAAGCTGCGCAGCTTGCGCGAGTGGAGCGCTTCAACCCCGCTTTCGCGCAACAGGCGCACGGCCTCCATGCCGATGTCCAAATGCTGGCTGACACGCTGGCGGTAGAACAGGTTGGCCATGCCGCGCAGCTTCAGTTCGCCATGCAGCGGCTTGTCGGACACGCACAGCAGGGTGCCGTAGGGCACGCGCAGGCGGAAGCCGTTGGCGGCAATCGTCGCGCTTTCCATGTCGATGGCAATCGCGCGCGACTGGTTGAAGCGGCTGTACAGCGCCTGGTACTTCAGCTCCCAGTTGCGGTCGTCGGTGGAGACCACCGTGCCGGTGCGCATGCGCGACTTCATGTCGGCGCCCGAGA
It encodes the following:
- a CDS encoding carboxymuconolactone decarboxylase family protein, translated to MSEQDKQAGRARRAQVMGDAFVERAMSGLDAFSAPLQDWLNEHAWGSTWQREGIDLKTRSLCTCAMLAALGRSTELKGHVRGALNNGATAVEIREVLLHSAIYAGAPAAIEAFRSAREVLNELGIEIEEAR
- a CDS encoding alpha/beta fold hydrolase, with amino-acid sequence MDAFDDDLTEFAAHGAKPLPAPAAQGYVEHDGARIWYATFGTGRPVILMHGGLGHSGNWGYQVPALMTAGYRPIVIDSRGHGRSTRDAQPYAYTRMASDVRAVMNMLRIDCAPFIGWSDGACVALTLAMQTPERVMGVFFFGCNMDPSGAKPFEPTPVIDRCFARHRKDYTALSSTPDDFDAFVAAVTEMMQTQPNATAAELAATRVPVTIAHSEHDEFIRPEHAHYLARTIPDARFVLLPGVSHFAPLQKPALFNDAVLAFLHGLPPL
- a CDS encoding acyl-CoA thioesterase, translated to MNTQSHQLSMTVLMTPDMANFSGNVHGGHILKFLDQVAYACASRYAGRYVVTLSVDQVVFRQPIHVGELVTFLASVNYTGRTSMEIGIKVVTENIRNQVVRHTNSCYFTMVAVDDDGKPADVPPLMPANAEEKERFEAAQQRRALRQEMEARHKAIKATYSPPVANN
- a CDS encoding DUF2946 family protein, whose product is MHRLLTRLLLWLVVLALPLQGFAATAMMARGGAMDDAAVVMVAPEDGAVISGACHEHEDAMTSGAESKAPAQSHCKTCPICATCSLGSVVPLAASLGVPLIKLPAAAPRGLAVSFRSFIPEALQRPPSIRV
- a CDS encoding TolC family protein, whose amino-acid sequence is MLKPSTCRLVLWALAATLLLGGCATITQDSGFKTVADVARERLGKDATWQRSPEARDSAAQRTRELLAQPLTMDTAVQIALLNNRGLQASYAELGLSEAALVQASRLPNPGFSFKRTRRGGDLSIERTFSLSFLNLLTLPMATRIEGRYFEQTKLLVANRMLQVAAETRRAYVNAVAAEQSARYAEQVQQAAEAGAEFAKRLASAGNFSKLDRAREHAFYAEATATLARARQQAQAEREALIRLLGVWGADTDFKLPERLPDLPKDRPELQQIEAYALRNRLDIQAGKLQVEGLASSLGLTQATRFINVLDLGYVRNSKSNEPRETGYEISIEIPLFDWGGARVARAQSIYMQAADQLADTAVRARSEVRESYVRYQTAYDLTRHYRDEVVPVRKRISDEMLLRYNGMLVSVFELLADAREQVNAVNGYIDALRDYWITQTDLQMALGGKLPTAEANAATTAPNPPQGH
- a CDS encoding copper oxidase, producing the protein MVSRRQFLGGTGAAMLGAAMVSRAGAASLPEAPLQTKPATQPPLAPPNGRPYNPVVTLNGWTLPWRMRGGWKEFHLVAEPVEREFAPGMTGHLWGYNGQSPGPTIECVEGDRVRIFVTNKLPEHTTVHWHGMILPAGMDGVGGLSQPHIPPGKTFVYGFEMKKSGTFMYHPHSDEMVQMAMGMMGLIVVHPKDLAQHRVDRDFVFLLAAYDIDPGSYTPRVAQMTDFNMWTWNSRVFPGIDPLPVRLGDRVRIRMGNLTMTNHPMHLHGHTFEVAGTDGGWVQPSARWPEVTTDIAVGQMRAIEFIADNPGDWAFHCHKSHHTMNAMGHNVPTMIGVQQKDLAKKMNALVPDYMGMGQAGMADMGEMEMPLPNNTLPMMTGQGPFGAIEMGGMFTVMKVRRDLPRNSYADPGWYKHPKGTVAYEYTGTGIDD
- a CDS encoding cupredoxin domain-containing protein, with protein sequence MQRNLIRSTFLAALMSMAAIVNASGNHAGGHDHSDAAIGEPGDATRITRTVHVDMTDTMRFTPAQITVQRGETIRFEVINSGQVRHEMTLGTPADLVAHAEQMRKHPEMEHADANAVTVDPGQRGEIVWHFSRTGPVEFACLQPGHFEAGMRGAVQVRGNKS
- a CDS encoding copper-binding protein, coding for MFRHALMLTALLAGAPFVHAAEDAAFASAATAAAPMSDGEIKKIDTAAGKLTIKHGPLNNLGMEPMTMVFRVQDPAMLGKVQVGSKVRFVAEKVNGALTVTALEIQ
- a CDS encoding glycosyl transferase family 90 gives rise to the protein MVYAPLHLHVGASNFSPEKQRPEVYFCGIFWFMRHLTYRLSRVSARKFWYYFSNASSHFLARATKNGRAEAILKKKSDQRRMQDVFDRLSYYNSVSETFDPSKNAVEYSKFLLKSSTSTIVNKNCEIGSTYFYDLVDLMDYFGPGYSFDYDCGDVTAEPNHPAFVKSRPIKTSPHNGILLKLDAIRHFSLARDTIAFHDKKPMAVFRGPCHQEHRKAFVERCHDLPNVNIGDTRKSEIGKATYKSPMTIAEQLRYQFIVSVEGNDVATNLKWIMASNSLCFMRRPRYETWFMEGRLIPEVHYVLLKDDYSDLQEKMDHYRKYPGDALAIVRNANRWVAQFLNRDQERLLGLMVIAKYFRLSGQQAFW
- a CDS encoding phytanoyl-CoA dioxygenase family protein, with product MSASAPTAAQVHPLSDDQQAFFKEHGYVVLRGFASQQVSAALLAAAQDGLGRPAAPVELETDVGYAGAPLSREAEGGQTVRRLLDADSRGTPYTEWARDPRVAAAIAQLIGGPVHLSLAHHNCVMTKHPAFGTATHWHRDSRYWSFARNELVSSWLALVEETVDNGCLWVIPGSHNLDLPADRFDAKLFLRQELPENRALIDTARPVPLLPGDVLLFHCNTFHAARANQTGAVKFSAVFTYYGPNNHPLPGTRSSARPDPLVG
- a CDS encoding DUF2141 domain-containing protein, encoding MTALFSLPRIAVPLLVTTLAASASAATLTVVVEGAQGRQGAVRAAMFRDAAGWLKADSAVRADIAALDSVSGSNVTFVYPDLPAGRYALSVFHDANNDGKLGTNPAGIPIEPYGFSRDARGRFGPPAFDDAAIDVQGDQRVTIYLH
- a CDS encoding carotenoid oxygenase family protein, giving the protein MQRRSFLAALGAAPFGLTLTDVMAATPDPWAAGFAAARAQTPWLAGYQGVGADMPTRAAKVDGVFPPALRGAFYRNGPARHEIGGVRYHHLFDGDGLIQRYDISEQGVTHRGVFVRTDKFVADTTAGRPLRATFGTASPDMEPATSPDSINVANTSLVMHGDEMLALWEGGSATRVDPDSLRTLGVQTWRDDYKGMPFSAHPKVEPDGTLWNFGVSSAAGLLTVYCVGADGALKRVESIKVPNMAMVHDFAVTQRHLVFLLPPFVYDVERSHAGMSFLDSHVWRPQLGMRVLVLDKDDVTRMRWLELPAGFVFHLGNAWSSPDGQEIHLDYIRSDDASVVTTSLRELMRGQIRPSPGARYTQVQLNLRTGRAEQFSTAHVAEFPKIDTRRTAQRHRALFMVAHTAPSSDGGPQALHSFDTVMRVDTESGQAEQYRFGHCTLVEEHVFVPASASAREGEGWLIGTVFDVDAGCTRLTAFDARNVSAGPVATASLNGVAPLGLHGLFRAA